One stretch of Lacimicrobium alkaliphilum DNA includes these proteins:
- a CDS encoding 6-hydroxymethylpterin diphosphokinase MptE-like protein, translating into MQAHLQSFTEQAPYISFDPDSTQMAEPPDIAEINQLTELPEYLRYQSASLLPESPELVVVFGMGLGFHIQELIEKYQISHLLIYEPEPQYFKASTMLIDWQHILQLAKDKGTALYLQIEKDGRDFTNNILELRENVEVSGAYLYQHYNHPVFDALYKQLTTQPWNKLVEKGLSFRFTQGADEYLPGWTAASKPQTWEDVDTASSRFQQNITAFKKYFPDVYDTFKAYQPKRWLPVQQHNGEVNVVDKSRLVPWYGDSPVTESEINLKGFSEHPHKDGLVLGYNGTKLKHYLHYQFVEKTEAILEQLEEEQGSLPDTIKSMILFGMGCGYQLERLFEQHQVEKLFICEPNRDFFYASLFAIDWALILKTVDESDGRLYLNIGDDGTNLFRDLLNQFYAIGPYMLNSTYFYQGYYNGALNQAIAQLREQLQVVISMGEYFDHAYYGIAHTKEALRREYPFMKKHAAKHIAAEHQEVPVFLVGNGPSLDFSIDAIKEWQNKAIIVSCGTSLQVLHRNGIVPDFHAEIEQNRSTFDWASRVGDFDYLKKISLISCNGIHPDTCDLYKDVFLAFKEGESSTVSTLQVLGEEHYQILKFAFPTVTNFAMNFFAGLGMKQVYLLGVDLGFAEKHHHHSKQSGYYKEDGEELYDYSEKNNTAIVVPGNFRKTVYTKHEFKVAKMLLEQSLAAGKMDCYNCADGAQIRGATALRVDDILVASNKDDKSRCLSLLKENGFVSEQSKEFEQRYAAKFSYDVLQRELEVFCNNAEREVKTLTEAEEFIESQKKLLFLSYQQGSSLLFYLLYGTTNYANSVLSKILYSSANEEKVVQQFNVVLEHWKGALKDVLKQSELPDLAYDTTTTFPNQRYPYWIRKQTHGAEVTLITNSEKFVEACNYVNEQQELGVSLVFNTPENASHNPVDSRYVVVKQNSCLGDNVFSWLKENAIQVSANSHLVVYVNNKKELREVSQLKVPVTVIYVPGDLAESEHYPQSHDLKRFNILVRYFNQLQRFRLILPVIKISEKADDWVPEDVLNTSRWHCYLFKDTLG; encoded by the coding sequence ATCCAGGCGCATCTGCAAAGCTTTACCGAACAGGCTCCCTATATCTCCTTCGATCCGGATTCAACTCAGATGGCAGAGCCTCCGGATATTGCTGAGATCAATCAACTGACGGAACTGCCAGAGTACCTACGATACCAAAGTGCGTCGTTGTTACCTGAATCACCTGAGCTGGTGGTGGTATTCGGTATGGGCCTTGGCTTTCATATTCAGGAGCTTATAGAGAAGTACCAGATCTCTCATTTGCTGATTTATGAGCCAGAGCCGCAGTATTTTAAAGCCTCCACCATGCTGATTGACTGGCAGCATATTTTGCAACTGGCAAAAGACAAAGGTACGGCGCTGTATCTGCAGATTGAAAAAGATGGCCGGGATTTTACTAATAACATTCTGGAGTTGCGAGAGAATGTTGAGGTGAGTGGTGCATATTTGTATCAGCATTATAACCACCCTGTTTTCGATGCGCTTTATAAACAGTTGACGACTCAGCCATGGAATAAGTTGGTTGAAAAGGGTTTAAGCTTTCGTTTTACACAAGGGGCCGATGAATACTTACCGGGCTGGACGGCGGCATCCAAACCACAAACCTGGGAAGATGTGGATACTGCATCCTCGCGATTTCAGCAGAACATCACAGCATTTAAAAAGTATTTTCCTGATGTGTACGACACCTTTAAGGCTTATCAGCCTAAACGTTGGTTGCCGGTGCAACAGCACAATGGAGAGGTGAATGTCGTTGATAAAAGCCGATTGGTGCCTTGGTATGGTGACAGTCCGGTTACCGAGAGCGAGATAAACCTTAAAGGGTTTTCTGAGCATCCCCACAAAGATGGATTGGTGCTGGGGTACAACGGAACCAAGTTAAAACATTATCTGCATTATCAGTTTGTAGAAAAAACCGAAGCCATTCTGGAGCAGCTTGAAGAAGAGCAGGGCAGTCTGCCGGACACCATCAAATCCATGATCTTATTCGGTATGGGCTGTGGTTATCAGCTTGAGCGGCTGTTTGAACAACATCAGGTTGAAAAGCTGTTTATCTGTGAGCCTAATCGGGACTTTTTCTACGCTTCGCTGTTTGCCATCGACTGGGCATTGATACTGAAAACTGTCGATGAATCCGATGGCCGCCTGTATCTGAATATCGGTGATGACGGTACTAATCTGTTTCGTGATTTATTGAATCAGTTTTACGCCATCGGCCCTTATATGCTCAACAGCACCTATTTTTATCAGGGCTATTACAATGGCGCCCTCAATCAGGCCATTGCCCAGTTAAGAGAGCAGTTGCAGGTGGTGATCTCCATGGGTGAGTACTTCGACCATGCTTACTATGGTATCGCTCACACTAAGGAGGCACTGCGTCGGGAATACCCCTTTATGAAAAAGCATGCGGCAAAACACATTGCTGCTGAGCATCAGGAAGTGCCGGTATTTCTGGTGGGGAACGGGCCGTCACTGGATTTTTCTATTGATGCCATCAAAGAGTGGCAGAATAAGGCCATTATTGTCTCCTGCGGTACCTCATTGCAGGTGCTGCACCGCAACGGCATCGTGCCGGATTTTCATGCCGAGATTGAACAGAATCGTTCTACCTTTGACTGGGCAAGCAGAGTCGGTGATTTTGATTACTTAAAGAAAATCTCTCTAATCTCCTGTAACGGCATTCATCCGGATACCTGCGATCTTTACAAAGACGTTTTTCTGGCCTTTAAAGAGGGCGAGTCCTCAACGGTTTCTACCTTGCAGGTGCTGGGGGAAGAGCACTATCAAATCCTTAAATTTGCCTTTCCAACTGTGACCAATTTTGCGATGAACTTTTTTGCTGGATTGGGCATGAAACAGGTATATCTTCTGGGTGTCGATTTAGGTTTTGCTGAGAAACATCATCATCACTCAAAACAGTCTGGTTATTATAAAGAGGACGGAGAAGAGCTCTACGATTATTCGGAGAAAAATAATACCGCCATCGTCGTACCGGGCAATTTTCGTAAGACCGTCTATACAAAACACGAGTTTAAAGTCGCTAAGATGCTGCTGGAGCAGTCATTAGCTGCCGGTAAGATGGATTGCTATAACTGCGCTGACGGGGCGCAGATAAGAGGTGCAACGGCTTTACGGGTTGACGATATTCTGGTGGCCAGCAATAAAGACGATAAGTCCCGTTGTTTAAGCCTGTTGAAGGAAAACGGCTTTGTCAGTGAACAGTCCAAAGAATTTGAACAACGATACGCCGCTAAATTCTCTTACGATGTTCTGCAAAGAGAGCTTGAGGTCTTTTGCAACAATGCAGAAAGGGAGGTTAAGACCCTGACGGAAGCAGAAGAATTCATCGAGTCACAGAAAAAACTGCTGTTTCTTTCCTATCAGCAGGGGAGCTCCCTGTTATTTTATCTTCTGTATGGTACTACCAATTATGCCAATTCTGTTTTGAGTAAGATTTTGTACTCATCTGCAAATGAAGAGAAAGTAGTGCAACAGTTTAATGTTGTCCTTGAGCACTGGAAAGGTGCATTAAAAGACGTATTAAAACAGAGTGAATTGCCTGATCTGGCGTACGATACGACCACAACTTTTCCAAACCAACGTTACCCTTACTGGATTAGAAAGCAAACCCATGGCGCCGAGGTGACCCTGATAACAAACTCAGAAAAGTTTGTTGAGGCCTGTAACTACGTGAATGAGCAGCAAGAATTAGGAGTTTCCCTCGTATTCAACACACCCGAGAATGCTTCCCATAACCCCGTCGATAGCCGATATGTGGTGGTCAAACAAAACAGCTGTCTGGGAGACAATGTCTTTAGCTGGCTGAAGGAAAATGCGATACAGGTTTCGGCAAACAGCCATCTTGTTGTTTACGTGAACAATAAGAAGGAACTGAGGGAAGTTTCGCAACTGAAGGTTCCTGTTACTGTTATTTATGTGCCCGGGGATTTGGCGGAGTCTGAGCATTATCCGCAAAGCCATGACCTTAAGCGATTTAATATCCTTGTGCGATACTTTAATCAGTTACAGCGATTTCGCTTGATCTTGCCAGTAATAAAGATCTCGGAAAAGGCTGATGACTGGGTTCCTGAGGATGTGCTCAATACCAGTCGATGGCATTGTTACTTATTCAAAGATACCTTGGGGTAA
- a CDS encoding flagellar protein FliT, whose protein sequence is MKKLTLHHSLTFPELDANNEALYGLLCDQEPNSEQLQALVVERDQLILSHLDTLSEPEKKAFAEAELACNKQLLELIQPMFDETEASLTSFLRSRKAIRNYQK, encoded by the coding sequence GTGAAAAAACTGACACTTCATCATTCCCTGACCTTTCCAGAGCTTGATGCCAACAATGAAGCCCTTTATGGGCTTCTTTGCGATCAGGAGCCTAACTCAGAGCAGCTTCAGGCGCTTGTGGTTGAAAGAGATCAACTAATACTCTCCCACCTTGATACGCTCAGCGAGCCGGAGAAAAAAGCCTTCGCAGAAGCAGAGTTGGCATGCAATAAGCAGCTTCTGGAGTTAATTCAACCCATGTTTGATGAGACGGAAGCCTCGCTGACCAGTTTTCTGCGTAGCAGAAAAGCGATTCGCAATTATCAGAAGTAA
- the fliS gene encoding flagellar export chaperone FliS: MSLKGINAYKKGNLKQDITHADPHKLTLMLMQGALDRMAFAKGCIERKEYEAKSEHLSRASSIIMNLRDSLDMSLKTEVGDNLYALYDYMLERLVDANVQNSLKIMDEIISLMLPIKSAWAEIPEQAKQEAYEARRQKQQAVV, from the coding sequence ATGTCTCTTAAAGGTATTAACGCTTACAAAAAGGGTAACCTGAAGCAGGATATTACTCATGCTGACCCGCACAAGCTTACTCTGATGTTGATGCAGGGGGCGCTGGATCGCATGGCTTTTGCCAAGGGTTGTATTGAGCGCAAGGAGTATGAGGCAAAATCTGAACACCTGTCTCGTGCCAGTTCCATTATAATGAACCTGCGTGATAGCCTGGATATGTCGCTTAAAACAGAGGTAGGCGACAACCTGTATGCTCTGTATGACTACATGCTGGAACGATTAGTGGATGCTAACGTTCAGAATAGCTTGAAGATTATGGATGAAATCATTAGTCTGATGTTACCCATAAAGTCAGCCTGGGCGGAGATTCCTGAACAAGCCAAACAGGAAGCCTATGAAGCCAGGCGACAAAAACAACAAGCGGTCGTGTGA
- the fliD gene encoding flagellar filament capping protein FliD, translating to MAIQSLGVGSGLALDDLVRQLIEAERKPKQDRLDKREESLDAVISGIGQLKSKMDAFKDSVDALRRDSQLQSRSAVATHPGITSEEGAGPFTAEASNSAVTGSYKIAITQLAEGSRIETADAVDGGFSSKTDSVSGTAGSLTFKVGSESFDVNVTAGMTMEQLRNKINANADNFGVTASIISTGTVDGGAKLVFSSDKTGAGNDLQIVNNDNIADLNRVSTTDSTETATYLTPVKNATNAQATIDGILVESETNRFENVIDNVAFTATELSTKDAVGDFQESTLNIGFDKEGTEKKIRDFVDDYNSLISEIGTLTKYGQSELEDDGALAGDFMARGISSGLANIASGTVSTSELGSLFQIGIAFDEDGKLEISDFDEFGFGSGEDRLNKALDENFDQIANLFTDDNEGIATRMYDYLREYTTFDGLLRTREQSVKDEKDQLGKERERFELQMLNFEDIQRKKYLALDQTVSQLNRTGSALMAALSSTGF from the coding sequence ATGGCAATTCAATCACTAGGGGTCGGTTCTGGATTAGCGCTTGACGATTTGGTCAGGCAGTTAATTGAAGCCGAACGTAAACCCAAACAGGACAGGTTGGATAAACGCGAAGAGTCACTCGACGCGGTCATTTCAGGTATTGGTCAGCTCAAATCCAAAATGGATGCCTTTAAAGACTCCGTTGATGCGCTCCGCCGTGATAGTCAGCTTCAAAGTCGCTCCGCGGTGGCAACGCACCCTGGCATAACCAGTGAAGAGGGGGCAGGCCCATTTACGGCCGAGGCCTCCAATAGTGCTGTTACCGGCTCTTACAAAATTGCTATAACACAACTGGCTGAAGGTAGTCGTATTGAAACTGCAGACGCGGTCGATGGCGGCTTTTCCAGCAAGACGGACTCTGTGAGCGGTACTGCGGGCTCGCTGACTTTTAAAGTTGGCTCTGAGAGCTTCGATGTGAATGTGACCGCAGGCATGACCATGGAGCAATTACGTAACAAGATTAATGCCAATGCGGATAACTTTGGTGTAACGGCCAGTATTATCAGTACAGGCACTGTTGACGGCGGTGCTAAACTGGTATTCAGTTCAGACAAAACAGGTGCCGGCAATGATCTGCAAATTGTTAACAATGACAATATTGCTGATCTTAATCGTGTATCAACCACTGATTCTACAGAGACTGCCACTTATCTGACTCCGGTTAAAAATGCTACCAATGCTCAGGCAACCATTGACGGTATTCTGGTAGAAAGTGAAACCAACAGGTTTGAAAATGTGATTGATAATGTGGCTTTTACGGCCACAGAGTTGTCCACAAAAGATGCAGTGGGTGACTTCCAGGAGTCAACGTTAAATATAGGCTTTGACAAAGAAGGAACGGAAAAGAAAATTCGCGATTTTGTGGATGATTATAATTCCCTGATTTCTGAGATTGGTACACTGACAAAATACGGTCAATCGGAGCTGGAAGATGATGGTGCATTGGCAGGCGACTTTATGGCCAGAGGCATATCATCCGGGTTAGCAAATATAGCTTCTGGTACGGTCAGTACCTCAGAGCTGGGTAGTTTGTTCCAGATTGGTATTGCCTTCGACGAAGATGGTAAGCTGGAAATTTCTGACTTTGATGAGTTTGGTTTTGGCAGTGGTGAAGATCGTCTGAACAAGGCACTTGACGAGAACTTTGATCAGATTGCCAACCTCTTTACTGATGATAATGAGGGTATTGCTACCCGCATGTATGATTATCTGCGGGAATACACAACTTTTGATGGCTTGTTGCGCACCCGGGAGCAGTCAGTAAAAGATGAAAAAGATCAATTAGGTAAAGAACGAGAACGTTTCGAGTTACAAATGCTTAATTTTGAAGATATTCAGCGCAAGAAATATCTGGCCCTGGATCAGACCGTTTCTCAGCTTAATCGTACAGGCAGTGCATTAATGGCAGCGTTGAGCTCCACCGGATTTTAA
- a CDS encoding flagellar protein FlaG: MDVDFSQSIQSSRRVFPERTEEQKLQSVTQSAEENADKSEEPTKVQDIKAQQQSADKENSDTGIEDAIEEIREFANLQNRQLDFSVDEDSQRRVIRVLDAETGDVIRQIPSDEVLKLAERIKELQTEVGAAVGVFFNKAV; encoded by the coding sequence ATGGACGTTGATTTTTCACAAAGTATTCAGAGTTCGCGCAGGGTATTCCCTGAACGCACTGAGGAACAAAAATTGCAGTCTGTGACTCAGTCGGCGGAAGAGAATGCTGATAAATCTGAAGAGCCCACCAAGGTTCAGGATATTAAAGCTCAGCAACAAAGTGCCGATAAAGAGAACAGTGATACAGGAATCGAGGATGCGATTGAAGAGATTCGGGAATTTGCGAATCTCCAGAACCGCCAGCTTGATTTCAGTGTTGATGAAGACAGTCAGCGCCGTGTTATCAGGGTGTTGGATGCAGAAACCGGCGATGTGATTCGTCAGATTCCATCTGATGAAGTGCTGAAACTTGCAGAGAGAATCAAGGAGCTACAGACTGAGGTCGGTGCTGCAGTGGGGGTATTTTTTAACAAAGCCGTGTAA
- a CDS encoding flagellin, translated as MSLYVNTNVSSLNAQRQLFNSGNALSTSFERLSSGFRINRAADDAAGLQITDRMTSQIQGLNQAVRNANDAISLTQTAEGALGEITTSLQRIRQLAVQSQNGINSSADRAALQKEVSALKSEISRIGANTQFAGVDLLKGDYSASFLVGANGGQNIDVTLKNTGGYGASGLSIADTTVATATEASAALTAIDNAISTIGGARADLGALQNRFQSTIRNLSNIVENVSGARSRIRDTDFATETAELTRNQIVQQASLSVLSQANQRPQSALTLLG; from the coding sequence ATGAGTTTATATGTAAACACTAACGTATCGTCGCTGAATGCTCAGCGTCAGTTGTTTAATTCCGGAAATGCACTGTCTACATCCTTTGAAAGGCTGTCTTCAGGTTTCCGTATTAACCGTGCGGCCGATGATGCAGCAGGCCTGCAGATTACTGACCGCATGACATCGCAAATCCAGGGTCTGAACCAGGCCGTAAGAAATGCCAATGATGCGATTTCATTGACTCAAACCGCTGAAGGGGCGCTTGGCGAGATCACGACATCTCTGCAACGTATCCGTCAACTGGCAGTGCAGTCACAGAATGGCATCAACTCATCTGCTGACCGTGCGGCACTGCAGAAAGAGGTATCCGCACTGAAGTCCGAAATCAGCCGTATCGGCGCTAACACTCAGTTTGCTGGTGTGGACTTGCTCAAAGGAGACTATTCAGCTTCTTTTCTGGTGGGAGCTAACGGCGGTCAGAACATTGATGTGACGTTGAAGAATACTGGTGGCTACGGAGCGTCCGGGCTAAGTATTGCTGATACTACTGTGGCCACGGCAACAGAAGCTTCCGCGGCACTGACAGCAATCGATAACGCCATCTCCACCATTGGTGGTGCGAGGGCTGATCTGGGTGCGTTGCAAAACCGCTTCCAGTCAACTATCCGTAACCTGAGTAATATCGTTGAGAACGTCTCCGGTGCCCGTTCACGTATCCGTGACACGGACTTTGCGACGGAGACGGCTGAACTGACCCGTAATCAGATCGTGCAACAGGCATCTTTGTCTGTGCTGAGCCAGGCCAATCAGCGCCCTCAGTCCGCACTGACTCTGTTGGGATAA
- a CDS encoding flagellin, translated as MSLFVNTNVSSLNATRQLFTSNTNLSTAFERLSSGFRINGASDDAAGLQISDRMTSQIQGLNMAVRNANDGISLAQTAEGAMQEITTALQRIRVLAVQSQNGINSSADRLALQKEVSALKLEMSRIASTSQFGGVNILDGTYSATFLVGANAGQTISVNISRLGGFGSSGLFNGADLSVATAANASAAMAAVDTAISIIGGARADLGAIQNRFQSTIRNLSNISENVSAARSRIRDTDFAVETAELTRWQIIQQASVTVLGQANQRPQAALQLLGG; from the coding sequence ATGAGCTTGTTTGTCAATACTAATGTGTCATCGTTAAATGCCACAAGACAGTTATTTACTTCAAATACCAACCTGAGTACCGCTTTTGAGCGACTTTCTTCTGGATTTCGGATCAATGGTGCCAGCGATGATGCAGCGGGTCTGCAGATATCTGATCGTATGACCTCGCAGATCCAGGGCCTGAATATGGCTGTGCGCAATGCAAACGACGGTATTTCCCTGGCGCAGACCGCCGAAGGCGCGATGCAGGAAATAACGACCGCATTACAGCGCATCCGGGTGCTGGCGGTACAATCACAAAACGGCATTAACAGCTCTGCGGACAGGCTGGCGCTGCAAAAAGAAGTCTCAGCATTGAAACTGGAGATGAGCCGTATTGCATCTACTTCTCAGTTTGGCGGAGTAAATATATTGGACGGCACCTATTCAGCTACTTTTCTGGTGGGAGCTAATGCGGGCCAGACCATCAGTGTGAATATTTCCCGCCTGGGAGGCTTTGGCTCGTCGGGTCTGTTCAACGGTGCTGATTTATCGGTAGCCACGGCAGCCAATGCGTCAGCCGCTATGGCAGCGGTGGATACGGCCATTTCCATTATTGGTGGGGCCAGAGCGGACCTGGGTGCGATTCAGAACAGGTTCCAGTCTACCATTCGTAACCTGAGCAATATTTCAGAGAATGTCTCGGCGGCAAGATCCCGCATTCGGGATACAGACTTTGCCGTGGAAACGGCAGAACTGACCCGCTGGCAGATCATCCAGCAGGCCAGCGTAACCGTGCTGGGCCAGGCGAATCAGAGACCGCAGGCAGCGCTGCAGTTGCTTGGAGGTTAA
- a CDS encoding flagellin, with protein MSLYVSTNVSSLNATRQLFTSNNQLSTSFERLSSGFRINGAKDDAAGLQISDRMTAQIQGLNMAVRNANDGISLAQTAEGAMQEITNALQRIRVLAVQSQNGINSSADRLALQKEVSALKSEMSRIASTSQFGGVNILDGKYSAVFLVGANAGQTISVNISRQGGFGASGLFNGVDVSVATAQNASAAMTLVDTAISIIGGARADLGAIQNRFQSTIRNLSNISENVSAARSRIKDTDFAVETAELTRWQIIQQASVTVLGQANQRPQAALSLLQGK; from the coding sequence ATGAGTTTATACGTCAGCACAAATGTGTCTTCGTTAAACGCGACACGTCAATTATTTACCTCGAATAACCAGTTAAGTACGTCTTTCGAGCGTCTGTCTTCTGGCTTCAGAATCAATGGCGCCAAAGACGACGCTGCAGGGTTACAAATATCAGATCGTATGACGGCTCAAATCCAGGGTCTGAATATGGCTGTGCGCAATGCCAATGATGGGATTTCTCTGGCACAGACCGCAGAAGGAGCGATGCAGGAGATTACCAATGCCCTGCAACGTATCCGGGTACTGGCTGTGCAGTCGCAAAACGGTATTAACAGCTCTGCTGATCGTCTGGCACTGCAAAAAGAGGTCTCTGCGCTGAAATCCGAAATGAGCCGTATCGCCTCTACCTCACAGTTTGGTGGGGTGAACATTCTTGATGGTAAGTACTCTGCGGTCTTTTTGGTAGGTGCAAACGCCGGTCAGACTATTAGTGTGAATATCTCCCGCCAGGGAGGTTTCGGAGCATCAGGGCTGTTTAACGGTGTTGATGTGTCTGTAGCGACTGCACAAAACGCTTCTGCGGCAATGACATTGGTGGATACAGCAATTTCCATCATTGGCGGTGCCAGGGCCGATCTCGGTGCGATTCAAAACCGTTTTCAGTCCACCATCCGTAACCTCAGTAATATATCGGAAAACGTCTCAGCGGCAAGATCGCGCATCAAGGACACAGACTTTGCCGTGGAAACGGCAGAGCTGACCCGCTGGCAGATTATCCAGCAAGCCAGTGTTACTGTTTTGGGACAGGCTAATCAGCGTCCACAGGCGGCATTATCACTGTTACAGGGTAAGTAA
- the flgL gene encoding flagellar hook-associated protein FlgL, protein MRISTNQLFDRSIQSILNNQGNLSDLQQQLASGKKLLRPSDDPVGASKVIRLTEELEQIKQFQRNNDVLTSSLEEQEAVMRNITSSVQRARQLAVQSGNGVMSAEDKAALAVEIGAIRDEVFDLMNSRDASGDYIFAGYQSKSPAFIFDPAAAGNKYQFQGDEGTNELQVSPAVRLQAADSGKTVFEDVFARFKSSITGGTAADSSLKITLQKDFDAFHKQNYDAVTPANNEFEIAVNGAGDQVTVTNTGTGANLGTFNFTSGQPFTFNGMQFTIDGGPGDTVDFELDPPEKKNLAQTLDDFFVALNDPNISQQQFQEGLNDALIGMDNGLERVGAATAGVGGRLNVAESIYESNLDLEIAHKSTRSGIEDVDYAQAVSDLSRQETALQAAQSTFSRVTGLSLFDFI, encoded by the coding sequence ATGCGTATTTCCACCAATCAGCTTTTTGATCGCAGCATTCAGAGTATTCTCAATAATCAGGGAAATCTGTCTGATTTGCAGCAGCAACTGGCCTCGGGCAAGAAGTTACTGCGACCATCAGATGATCCCGTGGGGGCATCAAAGGTCATACGCCTGACCGAAGAGCTTGAGCAGATCAAACAGTTTCAGCGCAATAACGATGTACTGACCAGTTCTCTGGAGGAGCAGGAAGCGGTGATGCGTAATATCACCAGTTCCGTGCAGCGGGCCAGACAACTGGCGGTGCAATCCGGTAACGGAGTGATGTCCGCGGAAGATAAGGCGGCGCTGGCAGTGGAAATTGGAGCCATCAGAGATGAAGTGTTCGATCTGATGAACTCCCGTGATGCTTCAGGGGACTATATTTTTGCCGGGTACCAGTCCAAATCACCGGCCTTTATTTTTGATCCTGCTGCAGCAGGTAATAAATATCAGTTCCAGGGCGATGAGGGCACCAACGAGTTGCAGGTTTCACCGGCCGTGAGATTACAGGCTGCAGACTCAGGCAAGACAGTATTTGAAGATGTGTTTGCCCGCTTTAAATCCAGTATCACCGGGGGTACGGCTGCAGATTCTTCGCTTAAGATTACCCTGCAGAAAGATTTCGATGCTTTTCACAAGCAAAATTACGATGCGGTAACACCGGCCAATAATGAATTTGAAATTGCGGTTAATGGTGCCGGCGATCAGGTCACTGTTACTAATACCGGTACCGGCGCCAATTTGGGTACGTTTAACTTTACCTCAGGCCAGCCTTTTACCTTTAATGGTATGCAATTCACTATTGATGGTGGTCCGGGCGATACGGTCGATTTTGAACTGGATCCGCCAGAAAAGAAAAATCTGGCCCAGACACTGGATGATTTTTTTGTCGCGCTGAATGACCCGAATATTTCTCAGCAACAGTTCCAGGAAGGGCTGAATGACGCGCTGATCGGCATGGATAACGGCCTGGAGCGAGTAGGCGCAGCCACCGCCGGTGTCGGCGGGCGATTAAACGTAGCCGAATCTATCTATGAGTCGAATCTGGATCTGGAAATCGCCCACAAATCCACCCGCTCTGGTATTGAAGATGTGGACTATGCCCAGGCGGTGTCCGACCTCAGCCGCCAGGAAACGGCATTACAGGCTGCTCAGTCGACTTTCTCCAGAGTCACCGGGTTATCCCTGTTTGACTTTATTTAA